DNA from Roseimicrobium sp. ORNL1:
AGTCTTCTTCTTCTCGCAGCCCTTCACACAGGTCCCGTCATGGCCGAGGAATCTCCCGCCATCGTCTCGCGCGAGTTCCTCTTCGATGAGAACACCAAGCCCGCGCCTTCCTGCCATGCGTCCACTATCGTAGAGGCTAAGAACGGCAATCTGGTCGCTGCCTGGTTTGGCGGGACGGCTGAAGGAAATGATGATGTGGTAATCTGGGTATCCCGACGGGTGGGTGACAAATGGTCTCAAGCGGTGCAGGCTGCCGATGGCGTGGATGTCGACGGGAAACGTTATCCATGCTGGAATCCTGTGCTTTTCCAACCGAAGGAAGGCGCATTAATGCTTTTCTACAAGGTTGGGCCGTCACCTCAGAAATGGTGGGGAATGCTGCGCACCAGTACGGACTATGGCAAGACTTGGAGTGAATCGAAAAGGTTGCCTGAAGGGTTCTTGGGACCTATCAAAAACAAACCGGTAGAACTTCCGGACGGTACCATTCTTTGCCCTAGCAGCACAGAGACAGTTGCGAAGCCGAGTGCATGGCGAGTGCATTTTGAACAAATTAGGAACAATGCGCAGACATTCCGC
Protein-coding regions in this window:
- a CDS encoding sialidase family protein, translating into MKATLSLLLLAALHTGPVMAEESPAIVSREFLFDENTKPAPSCHASTIVEAKNGNLVAAWFGGTAEGNDDVVIWVSRRVGDKWSQAVQAADGVDVDGKRYPCWNPVLFQPKEGALMLFYKVGPSPQKWWGMLRTSTDYGKTWSESKRLPEGFLGPIKNKPVELPDGTILCPSSTETVAKPSAWRVHFEQIRNNAQTFRFRGPSSPGEPPIDAIQPSILFIGKKKLLALGRTRQGQIFRVESPDLGETWGPMSLTSLPNPNSGTDAVTMKDGQHVLIYNHTKKGRSPLNVAVSKDGMTWQAALVLESEPGEYSYPAVIQTADGKLHFTYTWKRQLVRHVVVDPAKFALKDIVNGEWPK